A region of Solanum dulcamara chromosome 7, daSolDulc1.2, whole genome shotgun sequence DNA encodes the following proteins:
- the LOC129893800 gene encoding uncharacterized protein LOC129893800, which translates to MQLGPLALPACTLPNCTLDLGCKSGTPSPHPSPQSSPFNITDPCSLIWCGDGKCEITGMGHYCKCNEGSSQYMNMSKLPCLDKCVFEPNCKGEALEPRPSLPPPPSPGHDGSCKFDCGKGKCVETGEFLGLGFECICDPGWTQIQIGPITYPACNVPNCTLDLGCGSQAASPPSSLPFNILDPCSLVWCNNGKCEVNGTKHYCQCNEGSENLMDAPELPCFDQCVFGADCKGVELGDHQLGLPSPSPPRDGSSGVPKDPNCSRSLRVSFVLLLFSIFPVLM; encoded by the exons ATGCAACTTGGCCCTCTTGCTTTGCCTGCATGCACTCTTCCCAACT GTACGCTCGATCTTGGTTGTAAGAGTGGTACACCATCACCACATCCGTCTCCTCAAAGCTCACCCTTTAACATTACTGACC CTTGCAGTTTAATATGGTGTGGTGATGGAAAATGTGAAATTACCGGAATGGGACACTACTGCAAATGTAATGAAGGCTCTTCCCAATACATGAATATGTCTAAGCTACCTTGTCTCGATAAAT GCGTTTTCGAACCAAATTGCAAAGGAGAGGCGCTGGAACCTCGGCCTAGTCTTCCACCCCCTCCGTCTCCGGGGCATG ATGGATCATGCAAGTTTGACTGTGGAAAAGGGAAGTGCGTAGAAACTGGTGAATTTTTAGGTTTGGGTTTCGAATGCATTTGTGATCCTGGTTGGACACAAATACAAATTGGCCCTATTACGTATCCTGCATGCAATGTCCCAAACT GTACGCTCGATTTAGGTTGTGGAAGTCAAGCAGCCTCGCCACCTTCGTCTCTACCCTTTAACATTTTGGACC CTTGCAGTTTAGTATGGTGTAATAATGGAAAATGTGAAGTTAACGGAACAAAACATTACTGCCAATGTAACGAAGGCTCCGAAAATTTGATGGATGCGCCTGAGCTACCTTGTTTCGATCAAT GCGTATTTGGAGCTGATTGCAAAGGAGTGGAACTGGGTGATCATCAGCTGGGCCTTCCATCCCCTTCACCTCCGAGGGATG GATCCAGTGGAGTCCCTAAGGATCCCAACTGCTCGAGGAGTCTGCGTGTTTCGTTTGTTTTGCTGCTATTTTCCATATTCCCTGTTTTAATGTAG
- the LOC129893886 gene encoding uncharacterized protein LOC129893886: MFSGEVASLQQVELDSVNISGETLSKFISKCPNIRELRLVNCIRLRSLVLPKVNRLKKLHVQMMDSYPSITDVQVIAPSLQVFHFVQNNSSTDVVNMDIRACRMLREFHLQCNIFPVGLDHEHFISDFPHLENLMLGPCETSKRVKISSPSLRKLTLLFTQLYNYNYSRKSVVSVPNLCFFHYVGRTFKSSLAPSETPKFLKIIGVSLVPHIEKINRAWFLQLRSHLKKISNPVALALIIYDQAIFSELSKRGHKLWSIPIGRSPTQVVPHIELLKLDIRLKVHPQESHGCLLKYIIDNLLWMSHPNALTLSMPASFAAFALGICNEFLISRREGNCCTDTQNKCWRHLLKDFMVSEVVTDEKEAAKKLSFVFTWQICEMMSLNSKSRICYCTIVNIPLEENQQLPCELSDFEVEVVKGIEEAEEDYASSIETKQFKKEAF; encoded by the exons atgtttagtGGTGAAGTTGCTTCTTTGCAACAAGTAGAATTGGATAGTGTTAATATAAGTGGAGAAACACTATCAAAGTTTATTAGTAAGTGCCCTAATATTAGAGAATTGAGATTGGTGAATTGCATCAGGCTAAGGTCTCTAGTGTTACCTAAAGTAAATCGTTTGAAGAAGCTTCATGTGCAAATGATGGATTCTTATCCTTCTATTACCGACGTACAAGTTATTGCCCCGAGTTTACAAGTGTTCCATTTTGTTCAGAATAATAGCAGCACAGATGTAGTTAATATGGATATTCGTGCTTGTAGAATGTTGCGGGAATTTCACTTGCAATGTAACATATTCCCTGTGGGTCTTGATCATGAACACTTCATTTCAGATTTTCCTCATCTTGAGAATCTAATGCTTGGCCCTTGTGAGACATCAAAGCGTGTCAAAATTTCGAGTCCATCCCTTAGAAAATTAACCTTATTGTTCACACAACtgtataattataattattcaaGGAAAAGTGTAGTTTCAGTTCccaatttatgtttttttcatTATGTCGGTAGAACATTTAAATCATCTTTAGCTCCAAGTGAAACTCCAAAGTTTTTGAAGATCATCGGTGTTTCTTTGGTTCCTCACATTGAGAAGATCAATAGAGCTTGGTTCCTCCAATTGAGAAgtcatctaaaaaaaattagcaaCCCTGTTGCATTGGCCTTAATCATTTATGATCAG GCAATTTTTTCTGAATTGAGCAAACGAGGACATAAATTGTGGAGCATACCAATTGGACGAAGTCCAACACAAGTGGTACCTCATATCGAACTCTTAAAGCTAGACATAAGGCTCAAAGTTCATCCACAGGAATCCCATGGATGCTTGCTGAAATATATAATTGATAACTTACTCTGGATGTCTCATCCAAATGCATTGACTCTATCAATGCCAGCTAGTTTTGCTGCATTTGCACTT GGAATCTGCAATGAGTTTTTGATAAGCAGAAGGGAAGGCAACTGCTGTACAGATACTCAGAACAAGTGCTGGCGCCACCTCCTAAAGGATTTCATGGTTAGTGAAGTAGTTACTGATGAAAAGGAAGCGGCAAAGAAGTTAAGTTTCGTATTTACTTGGCAAATAT GTGAAATGATGTCTCTTAATTCCAAATCTAGGATATGCTACTGTACCATAGTAAATATACCTCTTGAAGAAAATCAGCAACTCCC TTGTGAGTTATctgactttgaagtagaagtgGTTAAAGGTATAGAGGAAGCAGAAGAGGATTATGCTTCTTCTATAGAAACAAAGCAGTTCAAGAAAGAAGCATTCTGA
- the LOC129896660 gene encoding uncharacterized protein LOC129896660, with the protein MALLCPISQTDEEIAKKPRISHTDSSDPTSRLPDHVLHSIFSYLTSEELFQVRLVSKNWHRNTPSYFPLEFDESIFFEITPTTPAAVIQESHNKFLEWIRSSLDTCQSELNKAEKRVIRAQLTHHDNINDLMKLIDGIDFHEVYLKFGCFNYWIPFIFQSKCLTVLHLTRCGIYKRLFNGEANFVSLQQVDLDNVNLSGEALSEFISKCPNIRELRLVNCKVLRSLVLPKVDHLKKLYVQLVGSYPSITDVQVVAPSLQVFHFVQYNSSNKVAVNMDIRACRMLREFHLECNLFPVGLDHEHFISDFPHLENLMLGPCETSKRVKISSPSLRKLTLMFTQLYNYNYSRKSVVSVPNLCSFQYVGRTFKSSLAPSETPKFLKTFGISLVPQIEKINRAWFLQLRSHLTKINNRIRLALIIRDQTSFFELGKQGHKLWSISIGRIPTQVLPHIEHLKLDIRLKVVPQESHGCLLKYAIDNLLWMSRPNALTLSMPASFAAFALGICNEFLISRREGNCCTDIQNKCWHHYLKDFMVREVVTDEKEEAKKFSFVFTWQLLS; encoded by the exons ATGGCTCTGCTCTGCCCCATTTCTCAAACAGATGAAGAAATTGCTAAAAAACCAAGAATTTCTCATACTGATTCGTCCGATCCAACATCCCGATTGCCCGATCATGTCCTCCATTCGATTTTTTCCTACCTTACATCTGAAGAGCTCTTTCAAGTCCGCCTTGTTTCCAAAAATTGGCATCGCAACACACCTTCATACTTCCCTCTAGAATTCGACGAATCAATCTTCTTTGAAATCACTCCAACTACACCCGCTGCCGTTATACAAGAATCACACAACAAGTTCTTGGAATGGATCCGTTCTTCTCTCGACACTTGCCAATCTGAGTTAAACAAGGCTGAGAAAAGGGTAATTCGTGCTCAATTAACACATCATGATAATATCAACGATCTAATGAAATTGATCGACGGAATTGATTTTCATGAGGTGTATTTGAAATTTGGGTGTTTTAATTACTGGATTCCGTTTATTTTTCAGTCAAAATGTCTTACAGTTCTTCATCTAACTCGATGTGGAATCTATAAACGTTTGTTTAATGGTGAAGCAAATTTTGTTTCTTTGCAACAAGTAGATTTGGATAATGTTAATTTAAGTGGAGAAGCTCTATCAGAGTTTATTAGTAAGTGCCCTAATATTAGAGAATTGAGATTGGTGAATTGCAAGGTGCTAAGGTCTCTAGTGTTACCTAAAGTAGATCATTTGAAGAAGCTTTATGTGCAGTTGGTGGGTTCTTATCCTTCTATTACCGATGTCCAAGTTGTTGCCCCGAGTTTACAAGTGTTCCATTTTGTTCAGTATAATAGCAGCAACAAAGTTGCAGTTAATATGGATATTCGAGCTTGTAGAATGTTGCGGGAATTTCACTTGGAATGTAACCTATTTCCTGTGGGTCTTGATCATGAACACTTCATTTCAGATTTTCCTCATCTTGAGAATCTAATGCTTGGCCCTTGTGAGACATCAAAGCGTGTCAAAATTTCGAGTCCATCCCTTAGAAAATTAACCTTAATGTTCACACAACtgtataattataattattcaaGGAAAAGTGTAGTTTCAGTTCCCAATTTATGTTCTTTCCAATATGTCGGTAGAACATTTAAATCATCTTTAGCTCCAAGTGAAACTCCAAAGTTTTTGAAGACCTTCGGCATTTCTTTGGTTCCTCAAATTGAGAAGATCAATAGAGCTTGGTTCCTCCAATTGAGAAGTCATCTTACAAAAATTAACAACCGTATAAGATTGGCCTTAATCATTCGTGATCAG ACAAGTTTTTTTGAACTGGGCAAACAAGGACATAAATTGTGGAGCATATCAATTGGACGAATTCCAACACAAGTGCTACCTCATATCGAACACTTAAAGCTAGACATAAGGCTCAAAGTTGTTCCACAGGAATCCCATGGATGCTTGCTGAAATATGCAATTGACAACTTACTTTGGATGTCTCGTCCAAATGCATTGACTCTATCAATGCCAGCTAGTTTTGCTGCATTTGCACTT GGAATCTGCAACGAGTTTTTGATAAGCAGAAGGGAAGGCAACTGCTGCACAGATATTCAGAACAAGTGCTGGCACCATTACCTAAAGGATTTCATGGTTAGAGAAGTAGTTACCGATGAAAAGGAAGAGGCAAAGAAGTTCAGTTTCGTATTTACTTGGCAATTATTAAGTTAG
- the LOC129896255 gene encoding mavicyanin-like has protein sequence MTSSKAFLYLVFFSSFHFFTAFSTEFTVGGDKGWVIPKDDQLYNEWAGKNRFKVNDTLTFEYKKDSVLTVTQEEYEKCKSVHPIYFSNNGKSIFKLDRPGLFYFISGVSGHCERGLKMIVKVLEPASPPDQVADHSTGPSTSGAAHLAKVVASPSHVVVFVVSLFGAIFI, from the exons ATGACTTCCTCTAAAGCTTTTCTCTACTTGgtctttttctcttcttttcatTTCTTCACTGCTTTTTCCACTGAATTCACTGTTGGTGGTGACAAAGGATGGGTCATCCCTAAAGATGATCAACTATACAATGAGTGGGCTGGCAAAAATAGGTTCAAGGTTAATGACACCTTAA CGTTTGAGTACAAAAAGGACTCGGTGTTGACAGTGACTCAAGAAGAGTACGAGAAGTGCAAGTCGGTGCATCCGATTTATTTTTCGAACAATGGAAAATCCATATTCAAATTGGATCGACCCGGCTTGTTTTATTTCATTAGTGGAGTATCGGGTCATTGTGAAAGGGGCCTAAAAATGATTGTCAAAGTATTGGAACCAGCAAGCCCACCTGATCAAGTTGCAGACCATAGTACTGGGCCTTCTACTAGTGGTGCAGCCCACTTGGCTAAAGTTGTTGCTTCTCCAAGTCATGTTGTTGTGTTTGTGGTTTCATTATTTGGAgctatttttatttag